The following nucleotide sequence is from Syntrophus gentianae.
CCCTGGTTAATTCAGCGGGCGACAATGTGTGCAGCATGATCGTCGCCAGGATGCTCGGCGGGAAAAACTGGATGAAAGACGCCGATATTTAACCCTTTTATATCTCTTGACAATGCCGGCTGACTTACCTATAGTCCGCCCGTGTCGGGCACATTTTTGTTTCCCATCCCGTTTTGTTGATACAAATCCGTATATCTTCAAACTGCCCCACAAATTCTTTTTTTTCAGGAGGATGCCCCTCATGCCGAAACGCGACGATCTCAAAAAAATCATGATTATCGGTTCCGGGCCTATCGTCATCGGACAGGCCTGTGAATTTGACTATTCCGGCACCCAGGCCTGCAAGGCCCTGCGGAAACTCGGTTACGAAATTGTCCTGGTCAACTCCAATCCGGCCACAATCATGACGGACCCCGGAATGGCCGATGTCACCTACATCGAGCCCCTGAACGTCCAGTCCATGATTGAAATCATCGAAAATGAAAAACCCGACGCCATCCTCCCCAACCTCGGAGGGCAGACGGGATTGAACCTGACGGCGGAACTGGCCAAGCTGGGAATCCTGGAAAAATACGGCGTCCAGGTTATCGGTGTTCAGGTGGATGCCATCGAGCGGGGCGAGGACCGGATCGCCTTCAAGGAAACCATGACCCGCCTGGGCATTGACATGCCGAAGAGTGAACCGGCCTATACCGTGGAGGATGCGGAAAAAATCGCCGCCGAACTCGGCTATCCCGTCGTTATCCGCCCGGCTTATACCATGGGCGGCACGGGGGGCGGCCTCGTCTATAATTCGGAAGAACTCCGGACCGTGGCCAGCCGCGGCATCTCGGCCAGCCGGGTAGGTCAGATCCTCGTTGAAGAGTCCGTTCTCGGCTGGGAGGAACTGGAACTGGAAGTCGTCCGCGACGAGAAGAACCAGATGATCACCGTCTGCTTCATCGAGAATGTCGACGCCATGGGCGTCCATACGGGAGATTCCTACTGCACGGCCCCCATGCTCACCATCGCCCCGGAACTCCAGGAGCGCCTCCAGAAATACTCCTATGCCATTGTGGAGGCCATCCAGGTCATCGGCGGGACGAACATCCAGTTCGCCCACAATCCGGAAACGGGCAGGGTCGTCATCATCGAGATCAATCCCCGGACTTCCCGGTCTTCCGCCCTGGCCTCAAAGGCCACGGGGTTCCCCATCGCCCTGGTCTCCTCCCTGCTCGCGGGCGGACTGACCCTCGACGAGATCCCCTACTGGCGGGAAGGAACCCTGGAGAAGTACACCCCCTGGGGCGATTATGTCGTGGTCAAGTTTTCCCGGTGGGACTTCGAGAAGTTCAAGGGCGCCGAGGACAAACTGGGCACCCAGATGCGCGCCGTGGGCGAGGTCATGAGCATCGGCAAGAATTACAAGGAGGCCCTCCAGAAGGCGATCCGCTCCCTGGAGAAGGGGCGCTACGGCCTCGGCTTCGTCAAGGACTTTCATGAAAGGAGTCTCGACGATCTGCTGGAGCGGCTCTCCGAACCTTCCAGCGAACGGCAGTTCATCATGTACGAGGCGATCCGCAAAGGCGCGGATCTCGATCTGCTTCATACCAAGACCCACATCAAACGCTGGTTTCTCGGACAGATGAAGGAACTGGTGGATCTCGAAGAAAAAGTTCTGCAATACAAAGGGAAAACCCTGCCCGATGATCTGCTGATCACGGCGAAGAAGGACGGCTTTGCGGACCGCTATCTTGCGCAGATCCTCGGCGTTCCGGAACCGGAGATCCGCAGGCAGCGAACCGCCCTGGGCGTCGTCGAGGCCTGGGAGCCCGTTCCCGTCAGCGGCGTGGAGAACGCGGCCTACTACTACTCCACCTACAACGCCCCGGACAAAGTGGCGGTCAGCGACAGGAAGAAGATCATGGTTCTGGGCGGCGGCCCCAACCGCATCGGCCAGGGCATCGAATTCGACTACTGCTGCGTCCATGCGGCCTTCGCCATCCGGGACGCTGGTTACGAGTCCATCATGGTGAACTGCAACCCCGAAACCGTCTCGACGGATTACGACACCTCCGATAAACTCTATTTCGAACCCCTCACGGTGGAGGATGTTCTGAGCATCTACGAGAAGGAAAAACCGGAAGGGGTCATCGCCCAGTTCGGCGGCCAGACACCGCTGAACATCGCCGGAGAGCTGGAAAAGGCGGGGGTGCGGATCATCGGGACCTCGCCGGAAACCATCGACCTCGCCGAGGACCGGGATCGCTTCCGGAAGATGATGCGCAAGCTGGGAATCCCCATGCCGGAATCGGGAATGGCCAGCAATCTGGAGGAAGCCCTGGTTGTTGCCAACCGGATCGGCTACCCCCTCATGGTCCGTCCTTCCTACGTCCTGGGAGGCAGGGGCATGGAAATCGTCCATGACGAGGAGATGCTGAAGCGCTACGTGGCCGCGGCGGTGGGCGTCACGCCGGAGAGGCCCATCCTCATCGACAAGTTCCTGGAAAACGCCATCGAGGCCGAGGCCGACGCCATCTCCGATGGTACGGACGCCTTCGTCCCCGCCGTGATGGAACACATCGAGCTGGCAGGCATCCATTCCGGCGATTCCGCCTGTGTCATTCCGCCGATCAGCATCGCTCCCAAACATCTCGAAACGATCAACGAGTATACCCGGACCATCGCCATCGAATTCAAGGTGGTGGGCCTCATGAACATCCAGTACGCCATCGCCGACGATGTCGTCTACATCCTGGAAGCCAACCCCCGGGCCTCCCGGACCGTGCCCCTGGTCTCCAAGATCTGCAACATCTCCATGGCGCGGATCGCCACCCAGGTCATGCTGGGGAAGAAGCTGTCGGAACTCGACCTGTCCACCCGGACGATTCCCCACTTCGGCGTCAAGGAAGCGGTCTTCCCCTTCAACATGTTCCAGGAGGTCGACCCGGTTCTGGGGCCGGAGATGCGGTCCACCGGCGAGGTCCTCGGTCTGGCAGGCTCTTTCGGTCTGGCCTTCTTCAAGGCGGAGGAAGCGGCCCAGGCGGTTCTCCCCGGAGAAGGGACGGTCCTCCTGACGGTGGAGCCGAAGGACAAAGGCGGGATCCTCAGCGTCGCCAAGAAGTTTCAGGAACTGGGGTTCCGGCTCATCGCCACGAAGGGAACACAGCAGTACCTCGAGGAGCACGGCATCGCCGCCCAGGCGATCCTGAAGATGCACGAGGGACGGCCCAATATCGTCGACAGCATCAAAAACGGAGAAATCCAGCTCATCATCAACTCGCCGAGCGGCCGGACGAGCGCCTATGACGATTCCTACATCCGCAAGGCGGCGATCAAATACAGGATCCCCTATATCACGACGATCGCGGCGGCGGCTGCGGCGGTCAAGGGAATCGCCGCGTTCCGGCAGGGCCATGGCCGGGCGAAGTCGCTACAGAGCTATCACAACGATATTAAATGAGACTAGTTTGCCCATGGGCAAAGAAAAAGAGGACAGGAACAACCGGAACGAAGCAGTTAAAACCTTTGATGACGGAACGGCCCCCGGTCTTTCCGTCGCCTTAAAGAAGGCGGAACAGCAGATCGAGCAGTTTCGGGAATCCGAACGGAAACTCAAAAAATCCCAGAGGATTCTCGTTGAGCTGACCGACCAGCTTACGGAGCGCGTCAAGGAATTAAACTGCCTCTATGAGATTTCAGGCATCATGGAGAAACAGGGCCTCACCCTGGAAGAGGCCCTGCAACAAACCGTGGACGTCATCCCCAAAGCCTGGAAGTTTCCGGAAATTGCCTGCAGCCGGATTATCCTGGGCGATTTGGAATTTCAAAGCGCTTT
It contains:
- the carB gene encoding carbamoyl-phosphate synthase large subunit; protein product: MPKRDDLKKIMIIGSGPIVIGQACEFDYSGTQACKALRKLGYEIVLVNSNPATIMTDPGMADVTYIEPLNVQSMIEIIENEKPDAILPNLGGQTGLNLTAELAKLGILEKYGVQVIGVQVDAIERGEDRIAFKETMTRLGIDMPKSEPAYTVEDAEKIAAELGYPVVIRPAYTMGGTGGGLVYNSEELRTVASRGISASRVGQILVEESVLGWEELELEVVRDEKNQMITVCFIENVDAMGVHTGDSYCTAPMLTIAPELQERLQKYSYAIVEAIQVIGGTNIQFAHNPETGRVVIIEINPRTSRSSALASKATGFPIALVSSLLAGGLTLDEIPYWREGTLEKYTPWGDYVVVKFSRWDFEKFKGAEDKLGTQMRAVGEVMSIGKNYKEALQKAIRSLEKGRYGLGFVKDFHERSLDDLLERLSEPSSERQFIMYEAIRKGADLDLLHTKTHIKRWFLGQMKELVDLEEKVLQYKGKTLPDDLLITAKKDGFADRYLAQILGVPEPEIRRQRTALGVVEAWEPVPVSGVENAAYYYSTYNAPDKVAVSDRKKIMVLGGGPNRIGQGIEFDYCCVHAAFAIRDAGYESIMVNCNPETVSTDYDTSDKLYFEPLTVEDVLSIYEKEKPEGVIAQFGGQTPLNIAGELEKAGVRIIGTSPETIDLAEDRDRFRKMMRKLGIPMPESGMASNLEEALVVANRIGYPLMVRPSYVLGGRGMEIVHDEEMLKRYVAAAVGVTPERPILIDKFLENAIEAEADAISDGTDAFVPAVMEHIELAGIHSGDSACVIPPISIAPKHLETINEYTRTIAIEFKVVGLMNIQYAIADDVVYILEANPRASRTVPLVSKICNISMARIATQVMLGKKLSELDLSTRTIPHFGVKEAVFPFNMFQEVDPVLGPEMRSTGEVLGLAGSFGLAFFKAEEAAQAVLPGEGTVLLTVEPKDKGGILSVAKKFQELGFRLIATKGTQQYLEEHGIAAQAILKMHEGRPNIVDSIKNGEIQLIINSPSGRTSAYDDSYIRKAAIKYRIPYITTIAAAAAAVKGIAAFRQGHGRAKSLQSYHNDIK